The following proteins are encoded in a genomic region of candidate division WOR-3 bacterium:
- a CDS encoding DUF6754 domain-containing protein, with product MFLILLFTLSPPAQVRAYDAPDDGGGVLIIEWQLSPDDAIIDGYEIYRSENGADFEKIGFIGKSRNSIDDQTEDGKKYYYKIAALKDTLRAFSEISSPATSAPQWIDRNKINIIIALIILGGIILYFISQARKGKELYIRKISGLQAVDEAVGRATEMGKPILYCPGIGYIEQIATIASLNILGEVAKKTAQYNTKLINPHYDPIVYTVAREIVKESYTKVGRPDAFDPENIYFVTDSQFAYAAALDGIMLRERPATNFLIGTFYAESLILAETGASTGAIQISGTDSLAQLPFLVTACDYTLIGEELYAASAYISREPLLMGAIKGEDWGKLIIAGLLICASIIGLLTKFPVLALFK from the coding sequence ATGTTTTTAATCCTATTATTTACCCTCTCCCCACCCGCTCAGGTGCGGGCTTATGATGCACCTGATGATGGCGGTGGTGTTTTAATAATAGAATGGCAGTTATCTCCGGATGATGCCATTATTGATGGTTATGAAATCTACCGGAGTGAGAATGGAGCGGATTTTGAAAAGATAGGTTTTATTGGCAAAAGCAGAAACTCAATTGATGACCAGACTGAAGATGGAAAGAAATATTATTATAAAATAGCAGCACTAAAGGATACATTGAGGGCATTTTCAGAAATATCTTCTCCAGCAACGAGCGCTCCCCAATGGATAGACCGCAATAAAATCAATATCATCATTGCCCTTATTATTCTCGGTGGCATAATTCTTTATTTCATTTCCCAGGCACGTAAAGGGAAGGAACTTTATATAAGAAAGATCTCCGGACTCCAGGCAGTTGATGAAGCGGTAGGCAGGGCAACTGAAATGGGAAAACCAATACTATATTGCCCTGGTATTGGCTATATTGAACAGATTGCAACGATTGCATCTTTAAATATCCTTGGCGAAGTCGCAAAAAAGACTGCCCAGTATAATACAAAGTTGATAAATCCCCATTATGACCCGATTGTTTATACTGTAGCAAGGGAAATTGTGAAAGAATCTTATACAAAGGTCGGCAGGCCTGATGCATTTGACCCGGAGAATATCTATTTTGTTACCGATTCCCAGTTTGCCTATGCGGCCGCACTTGATGGAATAATGTTGAGGGAAAGACCCGCAACAAACTTTCTCATTGGAACATTCTATGCTGAATCACTAATTCTTGCTGAGACCGGTGCCTCAACTGGTGCGATTCAGATCAGCGGAACTGATTCACTTGCCCAGTTGCCATTTCTTGTAACTGCCTGTGATTATACACTGATCGGTGAAGAACTCTATGCTGCAAGTGCCTATATCTCACGAGAACCACTCTTAATGGGTGCAATAAAGGGTGAAGACTGGGGAAAATTGATAATTGCCGGGCTTTTAATATGTGCCTCAATTATTGGATTATTAACAAAATTCCCGGTCTTGGCTCTATTTAAATAA
- a CDS encoding MazG nucleotide pyrophosphohydrolase domain-containing protein has product MDLNEYQKLIEKIYFKKDSKRGLDKTFNWLIEEIGELARAIRKKDKKMINEEFADCLAWLLSVGSILGINAEKAMEKYIRGCPKCRRKNCICREK; this is encoded by the coding sequence ATGGATTTAAATGAATACCAGAAACTCATTGAAAAGATATATTTTAAAAAGGACTCAAAAAGGGGTCTTGATAAGACCTTTAACTGGCTAATTGAAGAGATTGGTGAACTGGCAAGGGCAATTCGGAAAAAAGACAAAAAGATGATAAACGAAGAATTCGCAGATTGCCTTGCCTGGCTTTTGTCCGTGGGTTCAATTCTTGGAATTAATGCAGAAAAAGCGATGGAGAAGTATATCCGTGGTTGCCCTAAATGCAGAAGAAAAAATTGTATTTGCAGAGAAAAATAG
- a CDS encoding Ig-like domain-containing protein, with translation MKKLYILSLILLTMIACQKAENILSPDPDMPQGIGAGNLPTVTSISPANYTQMTDENGSTPGIQGLITVHFSDYMDPASVTKKDNIIILDVRTNSTISADKITAEYYQEIRTLYISISDVPDSGSFLLRLVSGSEGMKNLYGSPLDGDNDDFADGTPYDDYHSTFWTAPLSDTLVATFQPTIASFSPDTVAMNNTTPQIQIGFPAVSPMDTNTLNASNIKLTQEGGGAITLNIVSRDPYGIILQPVNPLTTGKNYTITVVCKNIKRLGDSKTPAYLLCLDGDNDGPEEAEPDLESYFRVDDPNNPPRVQNVTAIGTSGVMITFSRLIDNATITSSNIYVYDNTGYVPGDMRIYTNNAGDRTIIDYYFKRTIGGGRRVFVSKEVKATNGYNLDGNGNGIGGEPWDDYKGAF, from the coding sequence ATGAAAAAACTTTATATCCTCAGTCTAATTTTGTTAACAATGATTGCCTGCCAGAAGGCAGAGAATATTCTTTCACCAGACCCAGATATGCCACAGGGAATTGGCGCAGGAAATTTACCCACAGTGACGAGCATATCGCCTGCGAACTACACCCAGATGACCGATGAGAATGGAAGTACACCGGGAATTCAGGGTTTGATAACGGTGCATTTTTCTGATTATATGGATCCAGCAAGTGTAACGAAAAAGGATAACATAATCATACTTGATGTAAGAACAAACAGCACAATATCTGCGGATAAGATAACAGCCGAGTACTATCAGGAAATCAGAACGCTTTACATTTCAATTTCTGATGTTCCGGATTCAGGCTCATTCCTGCTCCGCCTCGTCTCTGGCTCTGAAGGAATGAAAAATCTTTACGGTTCACCCCTGGATGGAGATAATGATGATTTTGCTGATGGGACACCTTATGATGATTACCATTCTACCTTCTGGACTGCACCTCTCTCTGATACACTCGTTGCAACATTCCAGCCTACGATTGCAAGCTTCTCACCGGATACGGTTGCAATGAACAATACTACACCACAGATACAGATTGGATTCCCTGCAGTATCGCCTATGGATACAAATACACTAAACGCAAGTAACATAAAACTTACCCAGGAAGGCGGTGGGGCAATTACCCTGAATATAGTATCCCGCGACCCCTACGGCATTATCCTACAACCTGTCAATCCATTGACAACCGGAAAGAATTATACAATCACCGTCGTCTGCAAAAATATAAAGAGACTCGGAGATTCAAAGACACCTGCATATTTATTATGTCTTGATGGTGACAATGATGGTCCTGAAGAAGCAGAGCCAGACCTTGAGTCTTATTTCAGGGTTGATGATCCGAATAATCCACCAAGAGTCCAAAATGTTACAGCGATTGGTACAAGTGGCGTAATGATTACATTCTCAAGACTCATTGATAATGCCACAATCACTTCAAGCAATATATATGTATACGACAATACCGGTTATGTTCCTGGTGATATGAGGATATATACAAATAATGCTGGTGATAGAACAATAATTGACTATTACTTCAAGAGGACAATCGGTGGAGGTAGAAGGGTCTTCGTATCAAAAGAGGTTAAGGCGACAAATGGATATAACCTTGACGGCAATGGAAACGGCATCGGTGGCGAACCCTGGGATGATTATAAGGGTGCATTCTAA
- a CDS encoding four helix bundle protein, whose product MRKKIRSFTDLEVYQNSYKASVIILTEIIPKVPKCEQFDLVDQLRRSTKAVPRLIAEGFAKRHQPKAFQKYLDDAAGESNETIVSLSHVRDVYKIQPELVNELIDIYDKISRQLYNLSVVWQSFGTRKKKPSEDHETHFATD is encoded by the coding sequence ATGCGTAAAAAAATAAGAAGTTTTACAGACCTTGAGGTTTATCAGAATTCGTACAAAGCATCAGTAATCATTTTGACAGAAATTATTCCCAAAGTTCCCAAATGTGAGCAATTTGACCTTGTTGATCAGTTGCGCCGCTCAACTAAAGCAGTTCCGCGTCTAATTGCTGAAGGATTCGCAAAAAGACACCAACCCAAAGCCTTCCAGAAGTATCTTGATGATGCAGCTGGAGAAAGTAATGAAACTATCGTCTCTTTAAGTCATGTGCGTGATGTATACAAAATTCAACCTGAGTTAGTCAATGAACTCATTGATATTTACGATAAAATCTCTAGACAGTTATATAACCTTAGCGTTGTCTGGCAATCTTTTGGAACGCGAAAGAAGAAACCGTCAGAAGATCATGAAACGCATTTCGCAACCGATTGA